Proteins encoded by one window of Streptomyces clavuligerus:
- the pth gene encoding aminoacyl-tRNA hydrolase — MTTPDPNAPWLIVGLGNPGPGYAANRHNVGFMVADLLAERVGGAFKRAPKAQAQVVEGRIGPPGPASRRVVLAKPMSFMNLSGGPVVALRDFYKVPTERIVAIHDELDIDYGTLRLKLGGGDNGHNGLKSMTKAMGPDYHRLRFGIGRPPGRMQVADFVLKDFSGAERKELDYFVDRAADAVEALVTEGLERAQSAYNS; from the coding sequence ATGACCACGCCCGACCCGAACGCCCCCTGGCTGATCGTGGGCCTCGGCAACCCCGGCCCCGGCTACGCGGCCAACCGGCACAACGTCGGCTTCATGGTCGCCGACCTGCTCGCGGAGCGCGTCGGCGGCGCCTTCAAGCGCGCCCCCAAGGCACAGGCGCAGGTGGTCGAGGGCCGTATCGGCCCGCCCGGACCCGCCTCCCGCCGGGTGGTGCTGGCCAAGCCGATGTCGTTCATGAACCTCTCCGGCGGGCCGGTCGTCGCGCTGCGCGACTTCTACAAGGTCCCCACCGAGCGGATCGTGGCCATCCATGACGAACTGGACATCGACTACGGCACCCTGCGGCTGAAGCTGGGCGGCGGCGACAACGGCCACAACGGGCTGAAGTCGATGACGAAGGCGATGGGGCCCGACTACCACCGGCTGCGGTTCGGCATCGGCCGTCCGCCGGGCCGGATGCAGGTCGCCGACTTTGTGCTGAAGGACTTCTCCGGCGCCGAACGCAAGGAGCTGGACTACTTCGTGGACCGGGCGGCCGACGCCGTCGAAGCCCTGGTCACCGAGGGCCTGGAGCGGGCGCAGAGCGCGTACAACTCCTGA